The Gemmatimonadales bacterium genome segment TCGGCCGTTCTACGTGATGAAGCGGGTCGAGGGCGTGACCCTCGATCGCGCCGGCACCGAGGCGATGGAACTCGACCGCAAGCTTGGCATTCTCGAACGGGTGGCTCAGGCGGTCGGCTTTGCGCACCAGCGAGGTATCGTGCATCGCGACCTCAAGCCCGAGAACATCATGGTCGGGAGCTTTGGGGAGGTGCTGGTGCTCGATTGGGGCGTGGCCAGGCTGCTCGCCACGACCGATCCTGCCCCCGACGCCGAGCGAGCCACGGACCCGAGTACCGTGCTCGGCACCCCGGGGTTCATGGCGCCGGAGCAGGCCGCCGGGAGCGCGGCGACCGCGGATCGAACCGCCGATGTCTACGCGCTGGGTCGCCTGCTCGTGTACCTGATGGCAGACCATCCCGACGACCGCGACGCATCCGAATCCCGCGGGCGATCGGGGTGGCCCCGGCGACTGGCCGCCATCGCCCGACGCTGCCTGGCCTCCGACCCGCTCGACCGGTACCCGGACGCTGGCGCCGTGTCGGACGAGATCGCACGTTTCAGGGCAGGCGGAGCCGTAGCCGCGTACCGGGAAGGCCTCCTGGACCGGGTGGGGCGCTGGGTGGTTCGCTACCGAACCCCGATTCTACTCGTCCTGGCGTACCTCCTGATGCGGATCCTGATCGCCCTCTGGCCCCGCTAAAGGATTCACCGGGAAACCGTAATAGAACAGCAGAGGTCCCTACTCTTTCACGGAGCGGTCGCGATGAAGAAGCCGGTGGTGGGCTTGCTGTTGGGCGGAATCCTGGGCGTGTTCGATGGGCTGTCTGCACTGGTCTCGGCACCCGAGACCGCACCCGACATCGTTGGGATCGTGATCGGGTCGACCTTCAAGGGCTTACTCGCCGGCGTCCTGATCGGCTGGTTTGCCAAGAAGGTCGATTCTCTACCGGCAGGGATCCTTTTCGGATTGACGATCGGGGCCGCGCTGGCCTGGCTGGTCGCCTACCTCGGCGGTGGTCTCTACTACCTCGAGATCATCCTGCCGGGCAGCATTCTTGGCATCATCGTCGGTTACGCGACCCAGAAGTACGGACATCGGACCGAGGCGGCCTGACCATGCGCCGAACCCGTTGTCGAGGTGCCCTGCTCACCTGGAGCTTCCTGCTCGGCGTCGCCGGCCCGGCAGCGATCGATGCGCAGGAACCTTCACTGCCCCCTGGCTGGCGGGCGATAACCGACTCACCCGGCCGGTTCGTACCTCCGGGAGTCGAGCCGAACCTCGGGGAGGCCTGGAACTTCACGCGGATGCCGCCAGGCTGGCACATCACCAGCGGCCCCGGAATGATTCTGTTCGATCCGGCAATCGCGGCCACCGGTCGCTTTCAGATCGAAACGGACCTGTTCCTGTTTCCGGACCCCTCCGATCAGCCCGTCGGTCTCTTCATTGCCGGCAACGACCTCGATGATCCTGCTCGCGCGGCTTGGCTGGCCCTGGTCGTCAAACGAGATGGAACGGCTGGCGTGATCCAGCGGCTCGGTCCGAAGGAAGAGCTGCTGGTTCCCTATCGCCGGATCGACAGCCTGGCGCCTCACCCGGGCAAGGACTCACAGCGGATCCTGCTGACGGTCGACGCCGAGGGGGACAGTCTTCGATTTTCCGTCAACCGGGCACGGGTGGGCGCGGTGGGTCGATCGCAGCTTTCGCCCGAGGGACAATTCGGGTTCAGAATCGGTCGCGGCCTCAACCTGCATGTGATTCGCCTCGACCACACTCGCCGCATCGCGCCCGCCCGGGTTCGTTAGGCGTTGAGTT includes the following:
- a CDS encoding serine/threonine protein kinase, giving the protein MNPLSDAAVARLGAVLAGQDGVGRYTLHEVLGQGGMGVVYRGTDQLLEREVAIKVARGPTGPGSAALIERLRTEGRVLARLEHPGIVPIHDAGVLPDGRPFYVMKRVEGVTLDRAGTEAMELDRKLGILERVAQAVGFAHQRGIVHRDLKPENIMVGSFGEVLVLDWGVARLLATTDPAPDAERATDPSTVLGTPGFMAPEQAAGSAATADRTADVYALGRLLVYLMADHPDDRDASESRGRSGWPRRLAAIARRCLASDPLDRYPDAGAVSDEIARFRAGGAVAAYREGLLDRVGRWVVRYRTPILLVLAYLLMRILIALWPR